Within the Pseudarthrobacter sp. W1I19 genome, the region CGCGCGATGATCTTGTCCCGGATCCAGCGTTCCACCCAGCCGGCGTCCAGGTGCTCCCCGCTGACACCCAGTTTCAGCACCACGCCCACGTCGGAAACGTCCTTCCAGGGAATGCGGATAAGCCGGGCCGACGGCGGCCTGCCGCCAAAGATGCGCGTCCCCAGCACGGGCCCGGTCAGCAGCGCCGTCAGGACCGGCGCAGGGGTGCCCGGTGCCAGCTCCACGTCCAAAGCAGGCCCGTTCAACTCGAGGTCGTCCACGGTGGTGACCGGGACGCCGTCGTTATCCAGGACCTGCCGGTCCAGCAGATGCAGCTGCGCGTCCAGGAGGCGGCCCGCCACAGGTGGAGCCGGTGCGAGCGGGCGGCGGGGCTTCACGATCCGGCTCCCGTCACGATCATCAGGGGAATCGCCGCCAGGGAGGCCGCCAGGATGATCACCAGGTAGAGCATGGCCAGGACGTTAACCGGCCGGCCGTTGACGTGTTGGCCCATGTACTGCGGATCGTTGGCCACAATCAGGATGGGCAGGTACGTCAATGGAAGGGCGATTGCGGAAAAGACCACCGAGTATTCGGTGACCAGCACTGGATCCACGCCGGTGGCCAGGACCGCCAGCCCGATGAACAGGCAGATGATCATGGCCAGGTGGAAGCGGGCGGCCTGCGCCGGGCGGCGGAACTTGCCCCAGGACCAGCCGAAGAACTGGGCCAGGGTGTAACCGCTGGACAAGGTGGTTTCGAGGGCCGCGCCAAAGGTGGCCGCCACCAGGCCCACCAGCACAAATGCCAATCCCACCTTGCCCGCGCCTTCGGCCACCGGGAGGACCACCTGGGACAGTGACGTCACGGCGATCCCGGCGGGAAGGAGCACCACGGCGGCGCAGCCGGCGATTGCCACGGACAGCAGCCCGCCCAGCGGAAAGCCCACCAGCACATTGACGCGGGACTGCACCAGGTCCCTGATGGACCACCCCTCCTCCACCGCCCCGGAGGAGAAGAAGAACACCTCGTACGGTGTCATGGCCGCGCCGAACAGGGCGATGGCGTAATACCAGTAGGTGGGCGCTGTTTCCTGGGCAGGCACGGCGGGCGCCAGGGCCTGCCCGGCGAGGCTCCCCCAGTCAGGTTTGAGCAGGAACAGGGCCACGGCAAACACGATCAGGGTCAGGCCCAACAGCCCGGTGACGTTCTCCATGATGGAGAACTTGACCCGCCACACCACCAGCCACACGGCGAGCGCCGCCACCGGGATCCACAGCAGGTAGTGGACGCTGCTGGCCAGCTGGAGCGCCAGGGCCACGCCGCCGATTTCCGCCGTCACGGTCATCAGGTTGATCAGGAACGACGCCGAGAGGTTGGCCAGCCCCGCCCGCGGCCCCAGCCGTTCACGGATCACCTCGAACGTTGCCCGGCCCGACGCCGCAGCCACGCGCCCGGACATGTTGGCGAACAGGCAGATGCCCAGCACGCCCACTCCCACCACCCATACCAGGGACAGGCCAAAGCGGGAACCCACGACGGCGTTGGTCACCAGGTCGCCGATGTCCACGAATCCGCCGATCGCCGTCAGGATGCCAAGCGCGACGCCGAGGAGCCGCTTCATGTTCCGCCGCCCTTCGCCATCAGTGCGGACAGCCGGTCCACGGCTGCGGCCAACTCCCGGTCGCCGTCGTGGAGGGAGGGATCGCCGTCGTCTGACGCTACGGCATCCCGCGCGGTGGTGAGGCTGGCGGTGCAGCCGTCCAGGACGGAAAGCGCGTCCTGGACTGACTCCCTTTCTTCTGCGCTGCCGGGCGCCAACCGGAGCACTGAGTCCCTGCTGGTCTGCAGTTCTTTGAGTGCGTCGTCCAATGCGGTGGCGGTGGCAGCTTTGGTGAGCTTGCCCGCTGAGTCCAGCCGGACTGCGAGCTGCGCGGTGGCCATGGCGGAGTGGCTGTCCTCGACGGCTGTGAAGATGGTACCGCTTGCCCCGCCGCAGCCGGCGAGGACGGCGAGCGCGGCGAAGCAGGCGGCGCACGTCAACCGCCCCTTCAGCACTGGTCCCCACAGCACTGCGCGCCTCCAGCCTCCGGTGCTCACCCGGTGGTTTTAGCGCCCCTCAGCAAACCGCCGAATTAGTTGCCTTGAGCTAGGTATAGCACCCCGGGGACGCATGTGGCTGCGATTGAGCCAGGGAAGTTTTTGATGGCCAGGGGGAGCATCGTCCAGCCACAAAATTCTTTGGCAACAACCCATCCCGGGCGCCTTGGACCGCGAATAGCTGGCATAAGCACATGGGTCGGCAGGACGGGCTGATCCATACAAACAGATCGCATTCAGGAGATCACCATGGCAACACACACCAGCACCGGCATGGCAGCACGCACCAACGTCCAGAAGGCATCGATTGCTGTGGGGGCGGTGTTCCTGCTGGTTGGCGTCCTGGGCTTCGTTCCGGGCATCACAAGCAACTTCGACCAGCTGCACATCGCCGGCCACCACTCCGAGGCCATGCTGCTGGGCCTCTTCCAGGTCTCGGCCCTGCACAACATCGTCCACCTGCTCTTCGGCGCAGCGGGCATCGCACTGGCCAGGACTGCCGCCGGCGCCCGCTCATTCCTGCTCTACGGCGGGGTCATCTACCTGGTCCTGTTCATCTACGGCCTGGTGGTCCCCCAGGATTCCGCCGGCAACTTCGTGCCCCTCAACGGCTTCGACAACATCCTGCACCTGCTGCTCGGCGTGGGGATGATCGCCCTGGCCGTGATCCTCACCAAGGGCCGCACCACAACACGCGCCTAGACGTCCCCGCGGCAACCCGCCGCATCCGCACCAGTTCCTGGCCCCGGCCGCAGCTTCCGCTGCCGCCGGGGCCATTCACGTTCCGGACGCCTGGCGGCAGGCGTAGCATCCTCCCCATGGAACCAGTTCGGGCCATCCTTCTACCCGGGAGCGTGCTTCCCGCCCAGCCGGCGTACGGCGCGCTGATTGATGCTTTGGGGCCGGAGGTCCAGGCCGCCGCCAAGGACCTGGAACTCTACGCCGGCGACGCTCCCCCGCCCGGCTGGAGCCTGGACACCGAGATCGAAGGCGTCCTGCGCGAAGCGGACGCACGGGGCTGGGACACGTTCCACCTGGTGGGGTATTCGGGCGGCGGATCGGCCGCTTTGGCCTTCACCGCCAAGCACGGCGGGCGCCTGCTCAGCCTGGCCCTGCTGGAGCCGGCGTGGGCAGGGAGCTGGGACTGGAGTCCCGCCCATGCTCAGCTATGGAAGCAGTATGACCGGCTGGACACACTGCCGCCGCAGGAGTTTATGCCCGCGTTTATGCGGCTGGGAGTTAAGCCCGACGTCGTCCTGCCGCCACCGCCGCCGGGTCCCCCGCCGCCGTGGATGGCAAAGCGCCCCGGTGGCATCAGGGCATTCGTCGAAACCTTCAAGTCCTATGATCTTGACCGTTCGCCGCTGGCCGCTTTCACCAGGCCGGTGCTCTTTATCCTTGGCGGGCTGAGCAACCCTGACGACTACGCGGACAATGCGGAGCGCCTTACCAGGGTCTTCCCGGACTTCCGGCTTGAAGTATTTCCGCAGCGGCACCACTTCGACCCGCCGCACAGGATGGAGCCGGGCCGCGTTGCGGAATTGCTGCGGGAGCACTGGGAGCGGGCGGAGGGCAGGGCCGCATAGCCGGAGTGGGACAGCTACGGTTTGGAACGCGTACCCGAGTCCGTGCTTGTCCCGGTTGTTGGCACGAAGTTCCAGTCGAAGGACCCGTCCCCGTGCAGCGTCAGCCGAAGGAACCCGTGGGTGTCGCTGAACCGCTTCTCGATGTACCGCGGACTGCTGATGAAGGACCGGAGGCTGGTGCCGCCCGTTGAAACCTGGAACGCCGTCATCCCGTCATCAACGCACCGGTCCGCGTTGTTCACCGGGCATGACCTCTCGTAGTTGTGTTGTGACGCCGACAGGGTCAGGCGGACCCGGTGCTTCCACATGACGTCGACCCACGGCTTGTGGTCGGCGGCCCGCTCATGCTGGTCCGTGTTCGAGGTGAAATACGGTTCGTGGTACACCACGGCCAGGTGCTTGCCGGCCTCCTTGGCAGCAGCGAGGTCCTTGTCCAGCCAGGTGGTCAGCTCCCGGGCCCGCTTGGGGTTGTACTCCCACTGCGCGGAGGACAGGAATGCGAAATGCCAGTTTCCGAAGTCCTTCGAGTACGGTTCCCCGTTCGAGATGGAACCACGCTCCTGGTTGATCGCAGCCTTCTCCGGTGACCCCGGGCACCGGCCATCCATGAAGTTGTCCAGGTCCGCATTGCGCCCGGGTTCCCAGTCATGGTTGGGGGCCGACACCCAGTACAACTTGGGCAGCGTGCCGCCCCACAGCGGCTTCCAGTAGTCCACGTAGTCTTTGCAGCGCGCGGTGCTGTACTGAAAGTCCCCGAGCCCCAGGAAAGCGTCAATCTCGTTGTTCTCCACGAGCCGGGTGATCTCCGCACCGTTCCGGCCTGACGGGCTGTCCGGGTCAACATTCCCAGCGTCGTTCATGTCGCCCACAGCGGCGATGCGGACATCAGGCACAGGAGACGGGGGCGGCTCCGGAGTGCCGGTGCACCCCGCGGCTGAGAACGCCAGAAGGGCTGCGAAGATTGCCGCCGCACCCCGGAGGGATCTGCGGCGAGGGACTGCTGACTCCAACCGATACCCCCTTCGAGAAGCCGAACCGAAGCCTGGCGCGTGAACGACAGCCAAGGTCAGGCACCTTCAGTATTCCTCAGGCGACATTCCCATGCACGGACTGGCTGTCAAGGCGCGCCGGGCTTAGGCAACACCACTACCGGGGCCGCGGCTACCAACGCTGCCATCGCCTCCAGGTCTTTTCCTCTACGTCATCGGCCTCGCCAATCTCAAAGGGCTGCTTGGTGCCTTGAGAAGGCAGGCCCGTCCCCGGGCAAGCCATGGCGAGGAAACATTGCCCGCAGTCAGAACGCCGGCAAGCATGCTGCTGGCCCGAACGTCATGGGTGGTGGACAAGCTACAACGCCGTGGTCACGGGCATAGTGGTCGCGGCCGCCTTCGCGGTCGGTTCCTTGCAGCTGGCGTCAGTCGTGGCAGGCGCCGCCTGACTTCGGCTGCCCGGCATCTACCTGCACCAGGCGAGCGCTGTCCCGTAATTCCGCGCCAGGGCAGTCCTGTTGTCCAACAAACCCGTCACACCGGTAGGCTGGAAATCCCAGACCCACGAAGCGAGGCAAAACGTGCACCAGGACGCCGCCCGGTTCCTGTCCCAGCCGGTGGCCGCCCAGCCCGGCTCCCCCCTCCGCGTGGCGGTGTACTCCCGGATCGCCGAAGCCATCCGCAACGGCCTCCTCACGCCCGGCTCCATGATCCCCACCGAAACCGAACTCGGGGCGGACATGAAAGGTCAGCCGCACAGTGGTCCGCGAAGCCCTCATGCTGCTCGAGGAGGACGGGCTCATCAGGGCGAGGCGCGGCGTCGGCCGTTTCGTCTCGGACACCCTCCCCCGCATCGGCATCGAACGCATCCGCCCCTTCGAGGAAGTCCTCGGCACTGCCGGACAACAGCTCGAGGTCAAGCGCGTCCAGGTGGTGCGCCAGCCCGCGTCCGAGTTCGCCGCACCGGGCGTCGGCGTCGAGCCGGGCACCGACTGCTGGCTCTGGGAGTCCGTCCTGATCCGCGACGGCGAGGCCATCGCCCACCTGCAGGAAAACATCTCCGCCCAGCCTGTCAGCCTCGGCACCAGCCCTGCCGCGCCTTTGGACATAGAGGACGACGGCGGCAGTACTTTGCTTGCCTCCCTCAACAAACAGCTGGGCCGGCTGCCCGGGCCGGGCGAGTGCCAGATCAGCCTGAGCCAGGTGGGGCCCAGCCGCGCCAAGCTGCTGGACCTCCGCCCGTCCGATCCTGTGCTGGTCCTCACCCAGTACGTCAGGTACGGCAACCGGCCGTTCTACCTGGCCAAGTGCCTGGTGGCCGGCCGGGCCGGGCACATCTCCGTGATGCAGTCCCTCCAGTCCTGACGGACACTGGCGTCCGCGTCTTTTAACCGGGGGCGGAACTGCA harbors:
- a CDS encoding DUF4383 domain-containing protein, which gives rise to MATHTSTGMAARTNVQKASIAVGAVFLLVGVLGFVPGITSNFDQLHIAGHHSEAMLLGLFQVSALHNIVHLLFGAAGIALARTAAGARSFLLYGGVIYLVLFIYGLVVPQDSAGNFVPLNGFDNILHLLLGVGMIALAVILTKGRTTTRA
- a CDS encoding Nramp family divalent metal transporter yields the protein MKRLLGVALGILTAIGGFVDIGDLVTNAVVGSRFGLSLVWVVGVGVLGICLFANMSGRVAAASGRATFEVIRERLGPRAGLANLSASFLINLMTVTAEIGGVALALQLASSVHYLLWIPVAALAVWLVVWRVKFSIMENVTGLLGLTLIVFAVALFLLKPDWGSLAGQALAPAVPAQETAPTYWYYAIALFGAAMTPYEVFFFSSGAVEEGWSIRDLVQSRVNVLVGFPLGGLLSVAIAGCAAVVLLPAGIAVTSLSQVVLPVAEGAGKVGLAFVLVGLVAATFGAALETTLSSGYTLAQFFGWSWGKFRRPAQAARFHLAMIICLFIGLAVLATGVDPVLVTEYSVVFSAIALPLTYLPILIVANDPQYMGQHVNGRPVNVLAMLYLVIILAASLAAIPLMIVTGAGS
- a CDS encoding alpha/beta fold hydrolase; amino-acid sequence: MEPVRAILLPGSVLPAQPAYGALIDALGPEVQAAAKDLELYAGDAPPPGWSLDTEIEGVLREADARGWDTFHLVGYSGGGSAALAFTAKHGGRLLSLALLEPAWAGSWDWSPAHAQLWKQYDRLDTLPPQEFMPAFMRLGVKPDVVLPPPPPGPPPPWMAKRPGGIRAFVETFKSYDLDRSPLAAFTRPVLFILGGLSNPDDYADNAERLTRVFPDFRLEVFPQRHHFDPPHRMEPGRVAELLREHWERAEGRAA
- a CDS encoding GntR family transcriptional regulator; this translates as MVREALMLLEEDGLIRARRGVGRFVSDTLPRIGIERIRPFEEVLGTAGQQLEVKRVQVVRQPASEFAAPGVGVEPGTDCWLWESVLIRDGEAIAHLQENISAQPVSLGTSPAAPLDIEDDGGSTLLASLNKQLGRLPGPGECQISLSQVGPSRAKLLDLRPSDPVLVLTQYVRYGNRPFYLAKCLVAGRAGHISVMQSLQS